The following are from one region of the Salminus brasiliensis chromosome 14, fSalBra1.hap2, whole genome shotgun sequence genome:
- the LOC140577127 gene encoding trypsin I-P1 has product MSSSGRAGDMAHIWGAVFLVLTFAVQDTLAQRIIGGQEVIPHSIKYQASLQFDRMHYCGGILIHQQWVVSAAHCWRPSNIIQVVLSEHNLAVEDGYEQVYNVSRIVVSPAYNSKTYNGDIMLLKLSRPTLLNAYVQPAPLPDVDTAPLDSSTSCTVSGWGVTRIYSLYLSPVLRAVDVDYIPNCSIYYSIRVNENMICAGSRFGGKDSCQGDSGGPLMCNGNLEGVVSWGIGCANPYYPGVYTKVRNYVKWINGVISLNDTQPL; this is encoded by the exons ATGTCTTCATCCGGACGCGCTGGCGATATGGCTCACATCTGGGGCGCAGTGTTCCTTGTCCTGACTTTTGCAGTTCAAG ACACACTGGCCCAAAGGATCATCGGGGGCCAAGAAGTCATCCCTCACTCCATCAAGTACCAGGCCTCTCTTCAGTTCGACAGAATGCATTATTGTGGAGGAATCCTCATTCACCAACAGTGGGTGGTGTCTGCCGCCCACTGCTGGAGACC GAGTAATATCATTCAGGTGGTCTTAAGTGAGCATAACCTGGCTGTCGAAGACGGATATGAGCAAGTTTACAATGTGTCCAGAATCGTGGTCAGCCCTGCCTACAACTCCAAAACCTACAATGGTGACATCATGCTGCTCAAG TTGAGCCGTCCAACCTTGTTGAATGCCTACGTTCAGCCGGCTCCTCTCCCGGACGTAGACACAGCCCCTCTGGACTCCAGTACCAGCTGCACTGTAAGCGGCTGGGGGGTCACACGCATCTACAGCTTATATCTGTCGCCCGTGCTGCGCGCCGTGGACGTGGACTACATCCCCAACTGCAGCATCTACTACAGCATAAGAGTTAACGAAAACATGATCTGTGCTGGCTCTCGCTTCGGTGGCAAAGACTCTTGCCAG ggTGACTCAGGTGGACCCCTTATGTGCAATGGCAATCTAGAAGGCGTTGTGTCTTGGGGAATAGGGTGCGCCAATCCCTACTACCCAGGCGTCTACACCAAAGTGAGGAACTATGTCAAGTGGATCAATGGGGTCATCAGCTTGAACGACACCCAACCCTTATAA